Proteins from a single region of Verrucosispora sp. NA02020:
- a CDS encoding lipopolysaccharide assembly protein LapB: protein MARHLVATGQLIDEDPAEALAHAMAARRLASRIAAVREAVGLAAYHAGEWQTAIAELRTYHRMSGVQSHLAVLADCERALGRPERAIDLFRGAEQEKLEAAVAIELLIVAAGARGDLGQRDAAVAMLQVPELTTDTAQPWTARLRYAYADALLAVDRRAEAREWFSRAAEVDAEAETDAAERLLELDGVVIEGDDEDEATEELVAGPGTPGAVPARPDSELTEDGRPDDVDTAEDAVDDVAGVEDEHTDDVDAVSDDRADNDAIEDEDAVGDDRVVAVEAESRGDEVVQADAVTASDAAATSGAVTASDVPAASGVGESSPADGERSGDSETERR from the coding sequence GTGGCCCGGCACCTTGTGGCGACCGGGCAGCTGATCGACGAGGACCCCGCCGAGGCGCTGGCCCACGCGATGGCCGCCCGTCGGCTGGCGTCCCGGATCGCCGCCGTGCGTGAGGCGGTCGGTCTGGCCGCGTACCACGCGGGCGAGTGGCAGACGGCGATTGCGGAACTGCGGACGTACCACCGGATGAGCGGTGTGCAGAGTCACCTCGCGGTCCTCGCGGACTGTGAGCGGGCGCTGGGTCGGCCCGAGCGGGCCATCGACCTGTTCCGTGGAGCCGAGCAGGAGAAGCTGGAGGCCGCCGTCGCCATCGAGCTGCTGATCGTGGCCGCCGGTGCGCGAGGCGACCTGGGTCAGCGGGACGCGGCCGTGGCCATGCTCCAGGTGCCCGAGCTGACCACCGACACGGCCCAGCCGTGGACGGCCCGGCTGCGGTACGCGTACGCGGACGCGCTGCTCGCGGTGGACCGCCGGGCCGAGGCCCGGGAGTGGTTCTCCCGTGCGGCCGAGGTCGACGCCGAGGCGGAGACCGACGCGGCGGAGCGGCTGCTCGAACTCGACGGCGTGGTCATCGAGGGCGACGACGAGGACGAGGCCACCGAGGAACTGGTCGCGGGCCCCGGCACTCCGGGTGCGGTACCGGCCCGGCCGGACAGCGAGCTGACCGAGGACGGGCGCCCCGACGACGTCGATACGGCCGAGGACGCGGTCGACGACGTTGCTGGGGTCGAGGACGAGCACACCGACGACGTCGACGCGGTCAGCGACGATCGTGCCGACAACGACGCGATCGAGGACGAGGACGCGGTCGGGGACGACCGGGTCGTGGCCGTCGAGGCGGAGTCTCGTGGTGACGAGGTCGTCCAGGCGGATGCCGTGACGGCGTCCGACGCTGCGGCGACGAGTGGTGCCGTGACGGCGTCCGACGTCCCGGCGGCGAGTGGTGTCGGCGAGTCGTCCCCGGCGGACGGCGAGCGGTCCGGGGATTCGGAGACCGAGCGGCGATGA
- a CDS encoding HAD-IIA family hydrolase, with protein MSGDGERLVDGYALVVFDLDGVIYLIDRPIPGAVEAVARLHGEGRAVAYATNNASRRPADVADLLTGMGVPARPDEVLTSAAAAAQLLGERLPAGAPVLVVGAEALRAEIREAGLTPVSGADESPVAVIQGYGPQVGWADLAEAAVAVRGGAAWIATNTDRTLPSGRGPLPGNGSLVAALATALNRQPDEVVGKPSPELFATAARRAGEGRSLVVGDRLDTDIEGANRAGLDSLLVLTGVSDVPELLAAPPDRRPTAVAWDLAGLFEPTAMVRVPAADAEHGGWRVTTGPDGWELTGAGRPLDALAALCAVAWERRSEGVPRPGSPEAATALEALGLTG; from the coding sequence ATGAGCGGTGACGGGGAGCGGCTGGTCGACGGGTACGCCCTGGTCGTCTTCGACCTGGACGGGGTGATCTATCTGATCGACCGGCCGATCCCCGGCGCGGTCGAGGCGGTCGCCCGGCTGCACGGCGAGGGTCGGGCGGTGGCGTACGCGACGAACAACGCCTCGCGCCGGCCGGCCGACGTGGCCGACCTGCTCACCGGGATGGGCGTACCGGCGCGGCCGGACGAGGTGCTGACCAGCGCGGCCGCCGCCGCTCAGCTGTTGGGGGAGCGGCTGCCGGCCGGCGCCCCGGTGCTGGTGGTGGGTGCCGAGGCGCTGCGGGCGGAGATCCGCGAGGCGGGTCTGACGCCGGTCTCCGGTGCCGACGAGTCGCCGGTCGCGGTGATCCAGGGGTACGGCCCGCAGGTCGGCTGGGCTGACCTGGCCGAGGCAGCGGTGGCGGTACGCGGCGGGGCCGCGTGGATCGCCACCAACACGGACCGGACGCTGCCCAGCGGGCGGGGCCCGCTGCCGGGCAACGGTTCGTTGGTCGCCGCGCTGGCGACCGCGCTGAACCGGCAGCCCGACGAGGTGGTGGGCAAACCGTCGCCGGAACTGTTCGCCACCGCCGCGCGACGGGCGGGCGAGGGCCGGTCCCTGGTGGTCGGTGACCGACTGGACACCGACATCGAGGGTGCCAACCGGGCGGGACTGGACAGCCTGTTGGTGCTCACCGGCGTCAGTGACGTACCCGAGTTGCTCGCCGCGCCGCCGGACCGCCGGCCCACGGCGGTGGCCTGGGACCTGGCGGGGCTCTTCGAGCCGACCGCGATGGTGCGGGTACCGGCGGCCGATGCGGAGCACGGTGGCTGGCGCGTCACGACCGGGCCGGACGGCTGGGAGCTGACCGGCGCGGGTCGACCGCTGGACGCGCTCGCGGCGCTCTGCGCCGTGGCGTGGGAGCGTCGGTCGGAGGGTGTGCCGCGCCCGGGTTCGCCGGAGGCGGCGACGGCGCTGGAGGCACTCGGCCTGACCGGCTGA
- a CDS encoding SCP2 sterol-binding domain-containing protein — protein MATVDECRQALQDLAARLDRNAETVREHVDLDRTLACRISDLETAFHGRLTGGRLLGLTDGDDPKAKIAMTTTSDDLIALVRGDLDVTRAVASRRVSIKANPFDLMKLRKLL, from the coding sequence GTGGCCACCGTGGACGAGTGTCGGCAGGCGTTGCAGGATCTGGCCGCGCGGCTGGACCGCAACGCGGAGACCGTCCGCGAGCACGTCGACCTGGACCGCACCCTGGCCTGCCGGATCAGCGACCTGGAGACCGCCTTCCACGGTCGACTCACCGGTGGACGGCTGCTCGGGCTGACCGACGGCGACGATCCCAAGGCGAAGATCGCCATGACCACCACCAGCGACGACCTGATCGCCCTGGTCCGTGGTGACCTCGACGTGACCCGCGCGGTGGCCAGCCGACGCGTCTCGATCAAGGCCAACCCGTTCGACCTGATGAAACTGCGCAAGTTGCTCTGA
- a CDS encoding phasin family protein, which yields MQDAWRAYLELAMGLTEAPRKKAQDAVRRLAGSTGATAAQLQTLAEELRSTGAENREALTKLVRFEVERALGAVGLATADEVEELERRVRELERRLRAAADTTAVPSPVSGGPEVGTPADLAAEAAETAAAAPPTGHAAAKNPVAKKAVAKKAVAKKAGAVPPPEDQPAAKKAVAKVAKKAVAKKTPGSVARPADGDAPARPASRPDTTP from the coding sequence ATGCAGGACGCGTGGCGCGCCTACCTCGAACTGGCCATGGGCCTGACGGAGGCGCCCCGGAAGAAGGCGCAGGACGCGGTACGCCGGTTGGCCGGTTCGACCGGCGCGACCGCCGCACAGCTCCAGACGTTGGCCGAGGAACTGCGCTCGACCGGCGCGGAGAACCGGGAGGCGCTGACCAAGCTGGTGCGGTTCGAGGTCGAACGCGCGCTCGGCGCCGTGGGGCTGGCCACCGCCGACGAGGTCGAGGAGTTGGAGCGGCGGGTACGCGAGCTGGAACGCCGGCTGCGCGCGGCGGCCGACACCACCGCCGTACCGTCGCCGGTCTCCGGAGGTCCGGAGGTCGGCACGCCCGCCGACCTGGCGGCCGAGGCCGCCGAGACCGCAGCGGCGGCCCCACCGACCGGGCACGCGGCGGCGAAGAACCCGGTCGCCAAGAAGGCCGTGGCGAAGAAGGCGGTCGCGAAGAAGGCGGGTGCCGTGCCGCCGCCGGAGGATCAGCCGGCGGCGAAGAAGGCCGTGGCGAAGGTCGCGAAGAAGGCGGTGGCGAAGAAGACGCCGGGTTCGGTGGCACGTCCCGCCGACGGTGACGCCCCGGCCCGACCCGCCAGCCGCCCGGACACCACGCCGTGA
- a CDS encoding TlyA family RNA methyltransferase: MARRNRLDAELVRRGLARSREQAADLVEAGRVRLRGVVARKAAAMVDPADPLVVTGADPASEYVSRGGHKLAGALAAFAPGGLTVTGRRCLDAGASTGGFTDVLLRAGAAEVVAVDVGYGQLAWSLRTDERVRVLERTNVRTLTAEAIEGQVDLTVADLSFISLRLVLPALAACTAVDGDLALMVKPQFEVGRERVGAGGVVRDPALRAEAVLDVAASAATLGLGLAELAASPLPGPSGNVEFFVWLRRDAPAADPDRVRAVVAAGPGAPAAAGDARDEVTKEVAG; this comes from the coding sequence ATGGCACGTCGTAACCGGTTGGACGCCGAACTCGTCCGTCGTGGCCTGGCCCGATCCCGGGAGCAGGCCGCCGACCTGGTGGAGGCCGGTCGGGTACGGCTTCGGGGGGTGGTGGCCCGCAAGGCCGCCGCGATGGTCGACCCCGCCGACCCGCTGGTGGTCACCGGCGCCGACCCCGCCTCCGAGTACGTCTCCCGGGGCGGACACAAACTGGCCGGTGCGCTGGCCGCCTTCGCCCCCGGTGGGCTGACCGTGACCGGCCGGCGGTGCCTGGACGCCGGGGCGTCCACCGGCGGCTTCACCGACGTGCTGCTGCGGGCGGGCGCGGCCGAGGTGGTGGCGGTCGACGTCGGCTACGGACAGCTCGCCTGGTCGCTGCGGACCGACGAGCGGGTCCGGGTCCTGGAACGGACGAACGTCCGGACGCTGACCGCCGAGGCGATCGAAGGGCAGGTCGACCTGACGGTGGCCGACCTGTCGTTCATCTCGCTGCGGCTGGTGCTGCCGGCCTTGGCCGCCTGCACGGCCGTCGACGGCGACCTGGCGTTGATGGTCAAGCCCCAGTTCGAGGTGGGCCGGGAACGGGTCGGTGCGGGTGGCGTGGTGCGGGACCCGGCGCTGCGGGCCGAGGCGGTGCTCGACGTCGCCGCGTCCGCCGCGACGCTCGGACTGGGGCTGGCGGAGTTGGCGGCCAGCCCGCTGCCCGGCCCGAGCGGCAACGTCGAGTTCTTCGTATGGTTACGCCGGGACGCGCCAGCGGCCGACCCGGACCGGGTACGGGCCGTGGTGGCGGCCGGGCCCGGTGCGCCGGCGGCCGCCGGTGACGCGCGTGACGAGGTGACGAAGGAGGTGGCCGGGTGA
- a CDS encoding NAD kinase codes for MTRTALLVTHTGRRRSTEHARTVAADLIAAGFEVRVVAEEAEDLDLPGAVPVTGPEAAEGAEIVFALGGDGTFLRAAELARPAKVPLLGINLGKVGFLAEAEIDDLDLAVRDVVGRNYSVNERLTLDVTAEFDGGPTIESWALNEISVEKGERAQMLELLVDVDGRPLSRYGCDGVVCATPTGSTAYAFSGGGPVVWPEVEALLLVPISAHALFSRPLVTAPTSTFSITVDPFTTLAVLSCDGRRVYDLPPGARVTVRRGVLPVRIVRLRDRSFTDRLVAKFDLPVHGWRGNRR; via the coding sequence GTGACCCGTACCGCCCTGCTGGTGACCCACACGGGTCGCCGGCGCAGCACGGAACACGCGCGTACGGTCGCGGCCGACCTGATCGCCGCAGGCTTCGAGGTCCGGGTGGTGGCCGAGGAGGCCGAGGATCTCGACCTGCCGGGCGCGGTGCCGGTGACCGGGCCGGAGGCGGCCGAGGGTGCCGAGATCGTCTTCGCGCTCGGTGGTGACGGCACCTTCCTGCGCGCCGCCGAGCTGGCCCGCCCGGCGAAGGTGCCGCTGCTCGGCATCAACCTGGGCAAGGTCGGCTTCCTGGCCGAGGCGGAGATCGACGATCTGGATCTCGCGGTGCGCGACGTGGTGGGCCGCAACTACAGCGTCAACGAGCGGCTCACCCTGGACGTCACCGCCGAGTTCGACGGCGGGCCGACGATCGAGTCGTGGGCGCTCAACGAGATCAGCGTCGAGAAGGGCGAACGGGCCCAGATGCTGGAGCTGCTGGTCGATGTGGACGGTCGCCCCCTGTCGCGGTACGGGTGCGACGGGGTGGTCTGCGCCACGCCGACCGGCTCGACGGCGTACGCCTTCTCCGGCGGCGGGCCCGTGGTCTGGCCCGAGGTGGAGGCGCTGCTGCTGGTGCCGATCAGCGCGCACGCCCTGTTCAGCCGGCCGCTGGTGACCGCGCCCACCTCGACCTTCTCGATCACCGTGGACCCGTTCACCACGCTGGCGGTGCTCTCCTGCGACGGGCGGCGGGTCTACGACCTGCCGCCGGGCGCCCGGGTCACGGTGCGTCGCGGTGTCCTGCCGGTGCGGATCGTGCGGCTGCGCGACCGGTCGTTCACCGACCGCCTGGTGGCCAAGTTCGACCTGCCGGTGCACGGCTGGCGGGGCAACCGCCGCTGA
- the recN gene encoding DNA repair protein RecN: MLEELRITGLGVIEDTTLPLAGGMNVITGETGAGKTMVVTGLGLLFGGRADAGRVRAQPGRAVVEGRLRLSGRVAESVHARITDAGGEPDDDGAMLLSRTVTVEGRSRAHLGGRSMPVSTLGEVGEQVVAVHGQSDQLRLLRPAEQRAALDRFAGPEHEKLLEATREAYTQWRRVVDDLADRRRNARERHQEADLLRLGLDEITRVDPQAGEDDELKTEAQRLEHAEGLRTAAQVAHQCVAGGLEATDDTTDASALLGTARRTLEAQAGTDPALGELAARLEEAATLVADVSVELSTYLTGLDADPARLQSIYERRAALRALTRKYADDVDGVIAWAERARTRLSDLDISDEVLEELDREASRLAGEVAELAGRLSASRQEAAVRFAEQVTVELAGLAMPHARVEVAVLPRPAGRTEPTLPVNGVEVGVGPDGGDEVELRLLAHPGAPSLPLQRGASGGELSRVMLAIEVVFAGSGGPPTLVFDEVDAGVGGQAAVEIGRRLARLARSHQVLVVTHLPQVAAFADRHLVVAKDTGGAVTTSGVRVVEDTERARELARMLAGLPDSDLGIAHAEELLAVAARERRS, encoded by the coding sequence GTGCTGGAGGAGCTACGGATCACCGGACTGGGCGTCATCGAGGACACCACGCTGCCGCTCGCCGGTGGCATGAATGTCATCACCGGCGAGACCGGTGCCGGTAAGACGATGGTGGTCACCGGCCTTGGCCTGCTCTTCGGGGGCCGTGCCGACGCGGGGCGGGTGCGTGCCCAGCCCGGTCGGGCCGTCGTCGAGGGGCGCCTGCGTCTCAGCGGTCGGGTCGCCGAATCGGTGCACGCCCGGATCACGGACGCCGGGGGCGAGCCCGACGACGACGGCGCGATGCTGCTGAGCCGGACGGTCACCGTGGAGGGTCGCTCGCGGGCGCATCTGGGCGGGCGGAGCATGCCGGTGTCGACGCTCGGCGAGGTGGGCGAACAGGTGGTGGCCGTACACGGCCAGTCCGACCAGTTGCGCCTGCTGCGTCCCGCCGAGCAGCGGGCCGCCCTGGACCGCTTCGCCGGGCCGGAGCACGAGAAGCTGCTGGAGGCGACGCGCGAGGCGTACACGCAGTGGCGTCGGGTGGTGGACGACCTGGCGGACCGGCGGCGCAACGCGCGGGAGCGCCACCAGGAGGCGGATCTGCTGCGGCTCGGGCTCGACGAGATCACCCGGGTCGATCCGCAGGCCGGTGAGGACGACGAGCTCAAGACCGAGGCGCAGCGGCTGGAACACGCCGAGGGACTGCGTACCGCGGCGCAGGTCGCCCACCAGTGCGTGGCCGGCGGGTTGGAGGCCACCGACGACACCACGGACGCCTCGGCGCTGCTCGGCACCGCCCGGCGGACGTTGGAGGCCCAGGCCGGCACCGATCCGGCCCTGGGTGAGCTGGCGGCGCGGTTGGAGGAGGCGGCGACCCTGGTCGCCGACGTGTCGGTGGAACTGTCGACGTACCTCACCGGGCTGGACGCCGACCCGGCCCGGCTGCAGAGCATCTACGAGCGCCGGGCCGCGCTGCGGGCGTTGACCCGCAAGTACGCCGACGACGTCGACGGGGTGATCGCCTGGGCGGAGCGGGCCCGGACCCGACTGTCCGACCTGGACATCTCCGACGAGGTCCTTGAGGAACTGGACCGGGAGGCGTCCCGGCTGGCCGGTGAGGTGGCCGAGTTGGCCGGCCGGTTGTCGGCGTCCCGCCAGGAGGCGGCGGTGCGCTTCGCCGAGCAGGTGACCGTCGAGTTGGCCGGGCTGGCCATGCCGCACGCCCGCGTCGAGGTGGCGGTGCTGCCCCGGCCGGCCGGGCGGACCGAGCCCACGTTGCCGGTCAACGGGGTGGAGGTCGGTGTCGGGCCGGACGGCGGCGACGAGGTCGAGTTGCGGCTGCTGGCCCATCCCGGTGCGCCGTCGTTGCCGTTGCAGCGCGGCGCGTCCGGCGGTGAACTGTCCCGGGTGATGCTCGCCATCGAGGTCGTCTTCGCCGGTTCGGGCGGTCCGCCCACGCTGGTCTTCGACGAGGTCGACGCGGGGGTCGGCGGTCAGGCGGCGGTGGAGATCGGCCGTCGGCTGGCCCGGTTGGCCCGCAGCCACCAGGTGCTGGTGGTGACCCACCTGCCGCAGGTGGCCGCGTTCGCCGACCGCCACCTGGTGGTGGCGAAGGACACCGGTGGCGCGGTGACCACCAGCGGGGTGCGGGTGGTGGAGGACACCGAGCGGGCCCGGGAACTGGCCCGGATGCTCGCGGGTTTGCCGGACTCGGATCTGGGTATCGCTCACGCGGAGGAGTTGCTGGCCGTCGCGGCCCGAGAACGGCGGTCGTGA
- the steA gene encoding putative cytokinetic ring protein SteA, whose product MRLPTLRRTRNAEPGRILGTARLDRRTKRLVGRLRPGDIAVIDHVDLDRVAADSLVAVGVGAVLNAKPSVSGRYPNLGPEVLVAAGIPLLDDLGEGVFERIREGDTVRIEGNTVYLGDEPLAHGSLQDAESVAKAMSDAREGLSVQLEAFAANTMDYLKQERDLLLDGVGVPDIATEIQGRHCLIVVRGYDYKADLDVLRPYIREFKPVLIGVDGGADALVEAGYTPDMIIGDMDSVTDDVLRCGAEVIVHAYPDGRAPGLPRVNGLGVPAVTFPAAATSEDLAMLLADEKGASLIVAVGTHATLVEFLDKGRGGMASTFLTRLKVGGKLVDAKGVSRLYRQSISGSSLLLLVLSAVAAMASAVAVSTVGKAYLGVVSEWWDNFVFQLGQLF is encoded by the coding sequence ATGCGTCTACCCACGTTGCGCCGGACCCGGAACGCGGAACCGGGACGAATCCTCGGCACCGCCCGCCTCGACCGCCGGACGAAACGCCTGGTCGGTCGGCTCCGCCCCGGTGACATCGCCGTGATCGACCATGTCGACCTGGACCGGGTCGCCGCCGACTCGCTGGTCGCCGTGGGCGTCGGCGCGGTCCTCAACGCCAAGCCGTCGGTCTCCGGCCGCTATCCCAACCTCGGTCCGGAGGTGCTCGTCGCGGCGGGCATCCCACTCCTGGACGACCTCGGTGAGGGCGTCTTCGAGCGGATCCGCGAGGGCGACACCGTGCGGATCGAGGGCAACACCGTCTATCTCGGCGACGAGCCGCTGGCGCACGGCAGCCTGCAGGACGCCGAGAGCGTGGCCAAGGCGATGAGCGACGCCCGCGAGGGCCTGTCGGTGCAGTTGGAGGCGTTCGCCGCCAACACCATGGACTACCTCAAGCAGGAACGTGACCTGCTGCTCGACGGTGTCGGCGTACCGGACATCGCGACCGAGATCCAGGGCCGGCACTGCCTGATCGTGGTGCGGGGGTACGACTACAAGGCCGACCTGGACGTGCTGCGCCCGTACATCCGGGAGTTCAAGCCGGTGCTGATCGGCGTCGACGGCGGGGCCGACGCGCTGGTCGAGGCGGGCTACACGCCGGACATGATCATCGGTGACATGGACTCGGTCACCGACGACGTGCTGCGCTGCGGCGCCGAGGTGATCGTGCACGCGTACCCGGACGGCCGGGCTCCCGGTCTGCCCCGGGTCAACGGCCTGGGGGTGCCGGCGGTGACCTTCCCCGCCGCCGCCACCAGCGAGGACCTCGCGATGCTGCTGGCCGACGAGAAGGGCGCCTCGCTGATCGTCGCGGTGGGCACCCACGCCACCCTGGTCGAGTTCCTGGACAAGGGGCGCGGCGGCATGGCGTCGACGTTCCTCACCCGGCTCAAGGTCGGTGGCAAGCTGGTTGACGCCAAGGGTGTGAGCCGGCTCTACCGGCAGAGCATCTCGGGTTCCTCGTTGTTGCTGCTGGTGCTCTCGGCGGTGGCGGCGATGGCCTCGGCGGTGGCGGTGTCCACCGTCGGCAAGGCGTATTTGGGCGTGGTCTCCGAGTGGTGGGACAATTTTGTGTTCCAGCTCGGCCAGCTCTTCTAG
- a CDS encoding copper transporter, translating into MINFRYHVVSLTAVFLALAIGLVVGTAALNGPVADSLKETVNSLRKDNQQMRQTVQNMQRELELEEEFAAEMAQVILPGKLTGKRVLVLSLPTGRDHTEGVVKMLELAGAVITGRVDLQDKFINPENNNNLLELAVTAARPTSAPTSGLPGNGHGVETSSALLATVLLDQPAGAEPVTEADRRAVVTAYGNANYLTTADRITDAAEAVVVISGQPYVDKDSAKKDESVVKIAEQFDRTGGIVVAGNGSTGGNLVSFVRGDAVLAQTISTVDNANTVQGQLVTSLAVVQQLNERKAGQYGVGDNVELVPRLPQ; encoded by the coding sequence GTGATCAACTTCCGGTACCACGTGGTGTCCCTGACCGCGGTCTTCCTCGCGTTGGCGATCGGCCTGGTCGTCGGTACAGCCGCCCTCAACGGCCCGGTCGCGGACTCGCTCAAGGAGACCGTCAACTCGCTGCGCAAGGACAACCAGCAGATGCGCCAGACGGTCCAGAACATGCAGCGCGAGCTGGAGCTGGAGGAGGAGTTCGCGGCCGAGATGGCCCAGGTGATCCTGCCGGGCAAGCTGACCGGCAAGCGGGTGCTGGTGCTCAGCCTGCCCACCGGCCGGGACCACACCGAGGGCGTGGTCAAGATGCTGGAGCTGGCGGGTGCCGTGATCACCGGGCGGGTCGACCTGCAGGACAAGTTCATCAACCCGGAGAACAACAACAACCTGCTGGAACTGGCGGTCACCGCGGCCCGGCCCACCAGCGCGCCGACCAGCGGACTGCCCGGCAACGGGCACGGCGTGGAGACCTCCAGCGCGCTGCTGGCCACCGTGCTGCTGGATCAGCCCGCCGGGGCCGAGCCGGTCACCGAGGCCGACCGGCGGGCGGTGGTGACCGCGTACGGCAACGCGAACTACCTGACCACCGCGGACCGGATCACCGACGCCGCCGAGGCGGTCGTGGTGATCAGCGGCCAGCCGTACGTGGACAAGGACTCCGCCAAGAAGGACGAGTCGGTGGTGAAGATCGCCGAGCAGTTCGACCGCACCGGCGGCATCGTGGTCGCCGGCAACGGCTCCACCGGCGGCAACCTGGTCTCCTTCGTCCGGGGCGACGCGGTGCTGGCGCAGACCATCTCCACCGTCGACAACGCCAACACCGTCCAGGGGCAGCTCGTCACCTCGCTGGCCGTCGTGCAACAGCTCAACGAGCGCAAGGCCGGCCAGTACGGCGTGGGTGACAACGTCGAGCTGGTGCCTAGACTGCCCCAGTGA
- the murJ gene encoding murein biosynthesis integral membrane protein MurJ produces MTRPTPLAGAGRVAGAAALIAVLTVVSRLAGFGRTAVFTWVVQDSDLGAMYVIANTVPNIIFEIVAGGALASLVVPLLAGAVAAGDRRAVAATTSALLTWTVTLLVPLAVLVALGAEQIVSVFHSRSPEELAAGARMLRVFAPQVPLYGIGIVLTGVLQAHRRFAWPVIAPLLSSLTVIVAYLVFVAVAGPGASVAQAGRGAELILSGGTTLGVVVLSLSLLIPLRRLRLRLRPGYGFPADARARVGGLVTAGVVTVTAQQVATLVILYQISGGRTEAPQVFNLAQTFYLLPWAVLAVPLATAAYPALAETAAGGDEAGYRDTLSGTVRAVLLSSCLGAAALVGVAGPIGRFFPLDASATATAVAGFAPGLLGYGLFAVLSRALYARGATREATLAISAGWLAVTLGTLPMAALLPTADRVLAVALANSAGMLLLGGLLLLAVRRAAGPAALAGAVRAGAAGVLAGASAALAALLLLGWWGGTPTRSAALVQGMLSGVLVVVVFLGVVWLVDRRDVRPLLTGLRRRLRRTRSGGGRGDGKASAETEGRSG; encoded by the coding sequence GTGACCAGACCGACACCCCTCGCCGGCGCCGGCCGGGTGGCCGGGGCCGCCGCGCTGATCGCCGTGCTCACCGTGGTCAGCCGGCTGGCCGGGTTCGGCCGTACCGCCGTCTTCACCTGGGTGGTGCAGGACAGCGACCTGGGCGCGATGTACGTGATCGCGAACACCGTCCCCAACATCATCTTCGAGATCGTGGCCGGCGGGGCGCTGGCCAGCCTGGTCGTACCGCTGCTCGCCGGTGCGGTCGCGGCCGGCGACCGGCGGGCCGTGGCGGCGACCACGAGCGCGCTGCTGACCTGGACGGTGACGCTGCTGGTGCCGTTGGCGGTGCTGGTGGCCCTGGGCGCCGAGCAGATCGTGTCGGTCTTCCACAGCCGCAGCCCGGAGGAGCTGGCGGCCGGGGCCCGGATGCTGCGGGTCTTCGCGCCGCAGGTGCCGCTCTACGGCATCGGGATCGTGCTGACCGGTGTGCTCCAGGCCCACCGCCGCTTCGCCTGGCCGGTGATCGCGCCGCTGCTGTCCAGCCTGACGGTGATCGTGGCGTACCTCGTCTTCGTGGCCGTGGCCGGTCCGGGGGCGAGCGTGGCGCAGGCGGGCCGGGGCGCGGAACTGATCCTGTCCGGCGGCACCACGCTCGGTGTGGTGGTGCTCTCGCTGTCGCTGCTGATCCCGTTGCGGCGGCTCCGCCTGCGACTGCGCCCCGGATACGGCTTCCCGGCCGACGCGCGGGCGCGGGTGGGTGGTCTGGTCACCGCCGGTGTGGTCACCGTCACCGCCCAGCAGGTGGCCACGCTGGTGATCCTCTATCAGATCTCCGGTGGTCGGACCGAGGCCCCGCAGGTGTTCAACCTGGCCCAGACGTTCTATCTGCTGCCCTGGGCGGTGCTGGCGGTGCCGCTGGCCACGGCCGCGTACCCGGCGTTGGCCGAGACGGCGGCCGGCGGCGACGAGGCCGGCTACCGGGACACCCTGTCCGGCACGGTGCGCGCGGTGCTGCTGTCCAGTTGCCTCGGCGCGGCGGCGCTGGTCGGGGTGGCCGGTCCGATCGGCCGGTTCTTCCCGCTGGACGCCTCCGCCACCGCCACGGCCGTCGCCGGCTTCGCCCCGGGGCTGCTCGGGTACGGGCTGTTCGCGGTCCTCTCCCGCGCCCTGTACGCCCGGGGCGCGACCCGGGAGGCCACGCTCGCCATCAGTGCCGGATGGCTGGCGGTCACGCTCGGTACGCTGCCGATGGCGGCGCTGCTCCCCACGGCCGACCGGGTGCTCGCCGTGGCGCTGGCCAACTCGGCGGGCATGCTGCTGCTCGGCGGGCTGCTGCTGCTGGCGGTCCGGCGCGCGGCCGGTCCGGCGGCGCTGGCCGGTGCCGTGCGGGCCGGTGCCGCCGGGGTGCTGGCGGGTGCGAGCGCCGCCCTCGCGGCGCTGCTGCTGCTCGGTTGGTGGGGCGGGACCCCGACGCGGTCGGCGGCGCTCGTGCAGGGCATGCTGTCCGGAGTCCTGGTCGTCGTCGTCTTCCTCGGCGTGGTCTGGTTGGTCGACCGGCGGGACGTGCGGCCACTGCTGACCGGGTTGCGTCGACGCCTACGCCGGACCCGGAGCGGAGGCGGGCGAGGGGACGGGAAGGCAAGCGCCGAAACGGAGGGTCGATCCGGGTGA